From the genome of Chelonia mydas isolate rCheMyd1 chromosome 2, rCheMyd1.pri.v2, whole genome shotgun sequence, one region includes:
- the HAS2 gene encoding hyaluronan synthase 2: MHCERFICILRILGTTLFGVSLLLGITAAYIVGYQFIQTDNYYFSFGLYGAILASHLIIQSLFAYLEHRKMKRSLETPIKLNKTVALCIAAYQEDPDYLRKCLLSVKRLTYPGIKVIMVIDGNSEDDIYMMDIFSEIMGRDKSVTYIWRNNFHEKGPGETEESHKESMQHVTQLVLSNKSICIMQKWGGKREVMYTAFKALGRSVDYVQVCDSDTMLDPASSVEMVKVLEEDPMVGGVGGDVQILNKYDSWISFLSSVRYWMAFNIERACQSYFGCVQCISGPLGMYRNSLLHEFVEDWYNQEFMGSQCSFGDDRHLTNRVLSLGYATKYTARSKCLTETPIEYLRWLNQQTRWSKSYFREWLYNAMWFHKHHLWMTYEAVITGFFPFFLIATVIQLFYRGKIWNILLFLLTVQLVGLVKSSFASCLRGNIVMVFMSLYSVLYMSSLLPAKMFAIATINKAGWGTSGRKTIVVNFIGLIPVSVWFTILLGGVIFTICKESKKSFSDSKQTVLIIGTVLYACYWVMLLTLYLVLITKCGRRKKGQQYDMVLDV, translated from the exons ATGCATTGTGAGAGATTTATATGTATCCTGAGAATACTTGGAACCACGCTCTTTGGGGTCTCCCTCCTGCTCGGAATCACAGCTGCTTACATTGTTGGCTACCAGTTTATCCAAACAGATAATTACTATTTCTCTTTTGGACTCTATGGTGCTATTTTGGCATCACATCTCATCATCCAAAGCCTATTTGCCTATTTAGAACACCGGAAAATGAAAAGATCACTTGAGACTCCAATAAAGTTGAACAAAACAGTTGCCCTTTGTATTGCTGCCTATCAAGAGGATCCTGACTACTTAAGAAAATGTTTACTTTCAGTGAAAAGATTGACCTACCCTGGAATTAAAGTTATCATGGTCATTGATGGGAACTCAGAAGATGACATTTACATGATGGACATTTTTAGTGAAATCATGGGCAGGGACAAATCTGTCACTTATATATGGAGGAATAACTTTCACGAGAAGGGTCCAGGTGAGACAGAAGAGTCACATAAAGAGAGTATGCAACACGTAACTCAACTAGTCCTATCCAACAAAAGTATTTGCATCATGCAGAAATGGGGTGGAAAAAGAGAAGTAATGTACACAGCATTCAAAGCGCTGGGGAGAAGTGTGGATTATGTACAG GTTTGTGATTCAGATACAATGCTTGATCCAGCCTCGTCGGTGGAGATGGTAAAGGTTTTAGAGGAAGATCCAATGGTTGGCGGAGTTGGGGGTGATGTGCAG ATTTTGAACAAGTATGATTCCTGGATCTCCTTTCTTAGCAGCGTGAGATACTGGATGGCATTTAACATAGAACGAGCCTGTCAGTCCTATTTTGGCTGTGTACAGTGCATCAGTGGACCTCTGGGAATGTACAGGAACTCCTTACTGCATGAATTTGTGGAAGATTGGTACAATCAAGAATTTATGGGCTCCCAGTGTAGTTTTGGAGATGACAGACATCTGACTAACCGAGTGCTGAGTCTGGGTTATGCCACAAAGTACACAGCTAGATCAAAGTGCCTTACTGAAACACCTATAGAATACCTAAGGTGGTTGAACCAGCAGACCCGTTGGAGTAAATCATACTTTAGAGAGTGGCTGTATAATGCAATGTGGTTCCACAAACATCATTTGTGGATGACTTACGAAGCTGTAATCACTggattctttcctttcttcctcatTGCCACAGTCATTCAGCTTTTCTACCGGGGGAAAATCTGGAacatcctccttttcttgttgacAGTTCAGTTAGTGGGCCTTGTAAAGTCTTCCTTTGCCAGCTGCCTTAGGGGGAACATTGTCATGGTGTTCATGTCACTCTACTCAGTGTTGTACATGTCAAGTTTACTTCCAGCGAAGATGTTTGCAATAGCCACAATAAACAAAGCAGGGTGGGGCACATCAGGAAGAAAAACCATTGTCGTCAATTTCATAGGACTTATTCCAGTATCTGTTTGGTTTACAATCCTTCTAGGCGGTGTGATTTTCACTATATGCAAGGAAtcaaaaaagtcattttctgaTTCAAAACAGACTGTTCTCATCATTGGTACAGTACTCTATGCATGCTACTGGGTTATGCTTTTGACTTTGTATTTGGTTCTTATCACCAAATGTGGCAGGCGGAAGAAAGGGCAACAGTATGATATGGTGCTTGATGTATGA